AGAGTAAAGTTATTGTATAAGTCCGATTTGAAGGCAGTAAAGTTATTGTAAAGTGGCTGAAACACCTGTTGAAAGGCATTTTGAATAGGTTTGTAGTATGCTCAAATTCAAAGACGCTAAGAGTTTGTAAAAGCAGAAATCGACCATAAACACACCATTTAAATAAAAGAAACAGGGCTAGAAAATGAAAAGAGTAGCTTTACTCGTCTCGATACTGTCTTGTATTGTGACGCATGCTTTTTCCCAGTCACCGGGATATGACAAGAACCGTATTGCCATCAGTGCAGATGGCAACAACCAACCCGATAATCATGCAGAAGCACAATGGCCCAGAGCTGACCCCGACGACTGGGGAGGTACACCTGCAGCGCTAGCGATGATTGCAAAGTCAGGATTGAAAAATCAGTTGGTACATTTTTCTTTTAACAATTTTATGGAAGCGCCAGCCCACACCACAGAGACCAATTACATGGCAGAGGGGGTAAATGGAGCCATCCAGCGGTGGGGATTTGATGCTTCCCGTTTTTTTGATGTACCGGAAGACCCGTCTACAGCCATTACTCACTTGGCTGATGAGCTCAAAAAGTCCACAGAAGCTGACCCTTTATACTTTATACATATGGGACCTTCCGAGTTTTTCTATCAGGCGGTAAAGCAGGTAGTGGATGGAGGTGATATAGCATCGTTAGCCAATGTACGAGTGATATCCCACAGTGGCTATAACGACAATCATTTGCGTCGTACGGCACATCATACGATGACTCAGGCGATTGAATTGAGTGGCAGCCGTATCAAATACAAAAAAATAGTTGACCAGAATGCCTGCGGTAATATTCATAAACTTTGGTGTTCAGGCACAGACTTTTCGCCTTTTCATTGGATGCGTGACCATGCAGACCTAAATATTCAATGGCTTTACGGTAGGTTACAATTTCATCCACAAGGGAAAGGAGCTGACATTTCAGATGCAGGAATGGTTTATTACCTGCTGAAAGGGGATGAATATGGTAATCTGTCAAAATTAAAGGTGCTGATAGGGGATGGTATTTCACTTCAGAACTAACATAAAGTAAGCCTTCAGTAGCACGCTTATCCTACGATTTTTTTAAACAAACGATTGACAAATGAAAAAGATATTCAGTCTGATATTTACTGTGCTGCTTGCCTATCACCTACAAGCACAGCTACCTGCAGGCTATCCGAAAACCAATAGGGTAAAAGAAAACATCAACCTTGACTGGAAGTTTTCCAAAATGCTCAAAGGTGAAAAGCCTTCCGAAGAAAACTTTGATGATAGGGCTTGGGAGAAGGTCAATTTACCACATAATCCTGATCCGCTAGCTTTAGACCTGGACAGTGTCACGGAGCATTGGAGACAAGAGACTTTTCTGAGAGATCAGAACTGGTACCGTAAAAAAATGCGAATTGATTTGACAGAAAACGAGAAAGCTTTTATCGAATTTGAAGGAGTCCACAATGCGACAGAGTTATACGTAAATGGAAATTTTGTCGGTCGTTTTGCCGTGAACGGGTATGTCTCGCATCATTTTGATATTACGGATTTTGTAAAGTCAGGGGAGGTAAACACCATTGTGGTCAATGCGGATAACAGTTATGACCCTATGATTGCCCCTGACCCGGATGAGACGGATTATGTGAAATGGGCAGGTATCTATCGAGATGTTTATCTGGTCAAAACCAATAGACTTCACGTCAACTTCAATTGGGAAGATGCGTTTGCGGGAGTTCACATTACGACTCCAACCGTAAAAAAACGGAATGGAACAGTATCGGTAAGAACAACCGTTGTCAACGAATATTCGGAAGCATCAGATTGTCGAATCGAGACAATGATCGTGGATGCGGATGGAGCCGTTGTGAAAAAAATGACTGCTAGGTCTAACGTTGGACAAGGACAGCACAAAGTCTTCCGACAGACGACGGATATTGTGGATAACTACCATCTTTGGTCACCTGATCACCCGTATCTGTACCGTGCCGTTTCTGTCGTTTACCTAAATGATAAGCCTGTAGATTTTATAGAAAATACCTTTGGTTTCCGTTCGATCGAGCTGGTCGATGGACAAGGGTTGCTGCTGAATGGAGAGCCCTTTTTTATGATTGGTATCAACCGTCATCAAAACTATCCACATATCGGTGATGCAGTACCCAACAGTATGCATTTTGAAGCGGCTTTGGCGTATAAGAAAGCGGGGGTAAATGCGATTCGTCTTTCACATTATCCACAAGACAATGCCTTTATCGAGGCTTGTGACAAGTTGGGAATTGTGCTTTACGAAGAGCCATCCACTTGGATTCTATGGGATCAAGGAGAATGGATGGACAAGTTGGAGCAGTCCATGCGTATGATGGTTCGTAATCACCGCAATCATCCATCGATCATCATTTGGGGAGCAGGTATCAATCACAGAGGTCCTGTACCGCAGCTCAACAGTGCGGCTAAAGAAGAAGACCCTTTCCGACTAACGGCAAGTGCATCTAGTCCGTGGTGTGGAGTGAAAAATGCAGGAGGAGCTGATATCTATGCGACGATGGATTACCGCAGAACGGATTGGCCAGAGGGAGACTTCTGTCTGGTGATGGAGCATGGAGAGTCCAATGATGGACTAGCACAGCAGTTCCATATTTCTCGTTATAAAAAGCGTAAAAATAATATTGGTGCGCTGCTTTGGGTTGGCGCTGATTATAATCGTCTTCGCCCGAATCCAAAGGAGCATGATATGTATACAGAATACGGAATGCAAACCATTTACCGTGTGCCTCGTCCTGCCTACTATTGGTATCAATCTGAAAATTCAAAAGTTCCTTTCGTACACATTGCAGATGAATCTGTTTATAAAAATGAAAAAATACATGTGTACAGCAATGCGCCAAAAGTAGCTTTGTATGCAAACGATAAATTGGTAGCCATCCAAAGTGCCGATAACGATCCACTGCGTATTATGAACAAGTTTCCGTCTTTTACATTCCGATATCAGTGGACGAATGAAAAACTGACAGCCAAAGCACTATATGAGTATGAAAATATTCCTTTGGCTACGCACACCCGTACCAAAGCAGGGGAACCATACGCATTGAAATTAGCGGTTGATAATCCAAGTCTTCAATTGACTGCAGGAGGATCAGACTTAAAGATGATTAGGGCGTATGTAGTAGATAAAAATGGGGAAGTAGTCATTAATGCAGATAACAAAGTACATTTTGAAACAAAAGGGGCAGGTACCGTTGTGTATGAAAAGGAAGCATTTGTGGAAAATATGCAAGTCTACCATGGAGTGGCAACTGTATACTTGAGTGGAACGGCTAAGGCAGGTGAAGTTGAAATTAAAGCTACTTCCGGAAAGCTGAAATCGGCTACAATAGAACTAACAACTGTCCCTTTTATAGCGGATGAATTAGCTAAAAATGCCCAACCTATTTATGATAATCCTATCTACAAAATTGACATTCAGACAGAAGGACAATTGTCACAGTTTGGTTGGGAAGTTGCCAATGGTGGAGACAGTGATGCTTTTACATTTCAACTTGGGGAGAGCACTTTCTCTGTTACAGCGGATGAAGGATTGAAATGGCGGAAAGGAACTTACACCATACTCGGTGATTTGGCATTTATGGGGTGTGATGGGGTGTACACAGATGCGGGTGATTTGAAATTGACTATTACTGGATTATCAAAAGGCAAATACGAATTGAAAACCTACCATCATTCTTTTGAAAATAGGAATAAGCTTTTCCCTTACAATATGGCAGTGACCAGAAGAGATGCAAGAGATGTGTTTTCTTATATCTCTGACGATGAGCCTGTAGGTATTTTTAATGCGAAAGATATAGGGGAGCGTAAACCAATCTCAGTGACGAATATTATTGAAAGCAATGGTACCGATCCGGTAGAGATTTATTTCAGAACAGATAAGGAAAGTGCGGCTACATGGCTCAATGGATTGGAGTTCAAAAGAGTCCATAATAGCATAGTAGAGAAGAGAGGGATATAACTTTAAATGATCAGTAAAAGATGAATAATATACAATACATACTTAACCCAATATTGGGGATTTGTCTGCTTTTTTTAAGTAATGGCATTTTTGCGCAAAGCAACCTTGATGTAAAAACTTGGTTTGTACAGTTTGAAAGGGGAGAGGCATCTCCTTTACAGGAAGTCAACAATAAAGATGTTAAAGGAAATGCTGGCTGGAAGAATAGAATTTATATCCAACCTGAAGTAGTATTTCAAGAGATAGAAGGAATTGGGGGAGCTTTCAATGAAATAGGCGGGGAAGCATTGCATTCGCTTCCTCAAGATGTACAACAGCAAATATTGCAAAATCTTTTTTCGGAAGAAGGAGCTGGATTTACTTTCTGTCGTACAGCTATTGGCGCTAGCGATTTTGGGCTCGATGCCTATAGTTATTCAATGGTACCGGATGACTATAATATGAAACACTTTTCTATAGAAAGGGATCAAAAATATGTCTTGCCCTACATCAAAGGGGCGTTGGCGGTAAACCCCAATATGACCTTATTTGCTTCTCCTTGGAGTCCTCCAGGTTGGATGAAAGAAAGTGGAGAAATGGAAGGGTTAAAAGTGGATGGAAATGAGCTGAAGAACAACCCTAAAGTGTATAAAGCCTACGCTGACTATTTTGTGAAGTACGTTCGGGCTTATCATGAAAACGGAGTGGACATTGATCGTATCTGTATTCAGAATGAAAATGATGCAGATACCAAGTATCCGAGTTGTATTTTTCCTGCGAAGGAAATGGTGAGTTTTGCAAATGATTACCTGATTCCTGCTTTTAAGAAAAACAAAATAAAGGCGAAGGTTTATGCAGGTACTTTCAGAGTCGTTAATCAAATGGATCTGATGGATTTTGTGGCAATCAAAGAACTGGGTGAAATAGATGGAGTAGGGATTCAATATACAGATGCTCGCTTTATTTCAGATGCCCAAACTTTCAAGCCTGATTTGAAAATTTTCCATACGGAAGGGCATTGCTATAATGGCGAAAATTCTGTTGAACAAGCTGCACATCGTTTAGAAGAAGTGGCCAATTATATTAACAGTGGTAGTACCACTTTTACATATTGGAATATGATTCTGAATGAAACGACCAAAAGCGGTTGGGGATGGACACAAAACTCTCTGATCAATATTAATAGAGAAACAGGAGAGGTCTACTACAATCCTGACTACAATGCCATGTATATCATCAGCAAGTTTATCAAGCCAGGAGACAAACGCATTGCATCAGTTTGTCGAGGAAAATACCCAATGATATCGGTGAAATCTCCTGACGGAACCATTAAAGTATTAATTGTAAATGGTAATACAGCTAATGATACTTTTGAGTTGGTAGTGAATGATAAAGTGTTAAAGGTCAATATACCTGCTAACAGATTAACGGCTGTAACCATTTTGCAGAAAGACATTTAATCCCCTTATAAATTCATCATAAAAAAGAGTCATCCTGAATAGCATTCAGGATGACTCTTTTTTATTAGCCTTGGGTTGTTTGATTAGTCTTATTTAATCATTGTCTCACTAAAGAAAATATCCTGCTGATCAAGTGTCAGCTTTTCTCCCTTTACCGTAATTGAGGCAGTCAGTTTCATGTTTGTAGATGATGCACCGATCGAAAACTTATAGGTACCTGGCTCAATAACCAGTTTCATGTCCTTATCATAAAAAGCAAGTTGCTGAGGAGACACATAGAAAGTGACTGTCTTTCTTTGCCCTTTTTCCAGTTCTACTCTAGAAAAACCTTCCAGAACAATTGGAGGCCTTGGCATGGAAAGTCCTTTGGCAGAGACATACAGCTGTGCAATCTCAGCTCCCTTACGATCACCTGTGTTTTCCAGTTCAAAAGAAAGTGGTATCCATTGGTCTGTAGTGGATGCTTCATTGGATACCTTAAGGTTGCTATATGTAAAAGTGGTATAGGACAAACCATGTCCGAAAGGATAAAGTGGCATATCATCAGGATTATATCCTTTACTGTACCAAATTGGGCACTGTTTATTACTGCGTGGAACGGTTACCGTCATTTTTCCTGAAGGATTGATATTGCCGAGCAGCATATCCGCTACGGCATTACCGCCTTCCTCACCCGGATACCATGCCTGTACAATTGCCTGACAGCCCTTTTCAATATCAGTCAGAACATGGGGTCTGCCTCCGAATACGATTAGTACAACGGGTTTGCCTATTGCAATCAATTCTTTAACAAACGCTTCTTGCTGACCAGCAAGCCTGATATTGGAACGGTTACGTCCTTCACCACACAGGTAGCGGTTTTCTCCCATAGCGGCAATGATGACATCACTTTCCTGTGCATACTGAAGTGCTTTTTCAGGATCAGGAATACCGAAGTCCTTGGAAGTAATCTCCACCACATTTTTTTCTCGCTCATCACCTACATTTTTGTTGAGGCTGGCGATGGAGCTGTTGTAGGAATCTGTCCAGTCACAACCCCGCTCATACAGGATTTCTACCTGATCGTTTACCTTGGATTGCAAGCCTTCAAGTAGTGTGATTAGTTTTGGATTTAAACCGTCGAGTGGTTGTTTTCCCCAGTAAAGAGATAAAGTCTGATGGGTATAATCTCCTAATAGGGATTCTACGGCATCCGCATTAGGACCCACCAAAGCTATTTTTTTTATGTCGTCACTCAAGGGAAGAATGCCCTTGTTTTTCAGTAATACCAATGATTGAGCGGCAGAAATGTAGGCTCTTTCACGGTAGTCTACAGGGTCTAATTCCACATTCTTTTGAGGGACTGGAGGCATATCCAAAAGCCCTAGTCTTCCTTTCAGAGTGAGGATATGTCGGACAGCATTGTCAATGTCTTCCATTGAGATCATGCCTTTTTCAAGGGCTCCAGGAAGTTGTTTGTAATAATCGCCGTTGGGTAACTCAAGATGTATCCCATTTTTCAGTGCCATTGCGACAGCTTCAAGGGTATCCTTGGCGTAGTGGTAGGAATTATGAATCTGCTTGATGGCAAAATAGTCGGAAACCACCACACCATCATATCCCCATTGGTTGCGGAGTACGTCCTGTAGCAGAAATGCTGAAGCATGTGCCGGAACTCCCTGATAGGAATGGTATCCTGGCATCAGGGATTGGGAATTGCCCAGGCGGATGGCAACCTCATGGGGCATTAGTATTTCCTCATAAAATACACGAAGGTTGTCATTTTTGCCACCGTATCCGGCAAAGTGCTTGGTAGTGGTGGCTACCCCTTTGCTCAGGTCATCAGTTTGCATTCCTTTTACAAAAGCCAGTCCCATGCGGGACGTTAGATATTCTGACTCCCCAAAGCTTTCCTCCATTCTGCCCCAATGGGCATTTCTGCTTACATCCAGCATTGGAGACAGCGCTAGAGTGGTACCCAATGAGCGCATCAGTCTAGATGTGTATCCGGTATTGATACGCAGCAACTCAGGGTTCCAGCTGCAGGAAATACCTATCTGTTGTGGTAAGGTAGTCGCCCCTTCAATATTATAGCCCGAAATAGCTTCTCCTCTAGCAAGTTTTGGTTGGTCAGCTTCTCCCATCAGTTGCAATACTTTCTGTTCCAGCGAAAGGGTGTCCATTATGGCAGACACTTTTTGCTGTATAGTTTTTTCCCTTTGGGCAGTAATTCCTGCATTCTGTACCTGATTCGGGCTGTTGCCAAATTGGTGAGCGGATGGTTTACAGGAAAAGAGGCTTAGGCATAACAATGTGCTGAGCAGTCTGTTCTTTATGTTTGCATGCATTTTATTGTATGTTTGGCTGTTGTTCATTAGCATAAAAAAAAGAGGAGATATATGCCCTTCTCAATTCATCAATATTAGTTGGCTTCCCAAGCTCTGAAGTACTTCACATTAAATTGCCCATCAAGTCGCTGATCGTCCGGAAGTGCACCAAACCATTTGTTGGATTCGTTATTGAAATTGACTTCCAATGGCTGGTGCCAGTGGGTATTCTTAGCTTCCCTGAACAGGATGCCGTCAATGTAGAAGCGGATGTATTCAGGTGTCCATTCAAGTCCCCATACATGGTAATCTTGTTGCAGTTCTGAAGGGATATAGTACTTTTTGGTTCTGGAAAAATGCTTCTGAATATCCCCTTTATCCTTAGGTGTCCTGAAAACATGGATGTTGGAATTCAGGTCATTCCGGTTATAACTTACACCGGGGGCATTCTCGCAGATATCAATCTCAGTCCACCAGTCCTTGCTTACGTTAGTCATCCAGAAACCCGATACCCAAGGAGCATCCATCAGTTTCATCTCTGCCTCAAAATAGCCGTAGAGAAATTTCTTCTTACTTTTGATAAATCCAGAAGTATGAGTAAAACCTTCCGGGAGTGAATCATTCTGGTGTTTGTTAACACTGAAAATGAGTTCACCATTTTCCAACCTGACATTGGATGGATGGAAGAAAGTAGGTTGTCTGCCTTTCCATTTCGGGTTGTTGGGATACCATCGACTTTCGTTGACACTTTTTCCATCAAATTCATCGGAGTGTTTTTTCAGCAATTTCCACTTACCGTTATTGCCTTGATCTGAAAGCGGATAACGGTCGTTTTGTCTTACCACTCTCATTTCAATATTGACGGTGTCTACATAGTGTTTTGGGGGGATGGTTAAGTCTTGTGCTAATACGACAGTATTGCCTGCTGCAAACAAAAAGATTCCCGCTAGAAATTGTTGTACATTCATATTGCTGCCATTAAAAAAATGAGTATTCAATATTTTACAAAACCCAATTTATCAGTGTAGGCAAGAATCATTGCGGAAAAAATAGGGCAACTAAAGGGGTGATTCTTTAAGGCATGAATAATACTGTTCGAATCAAAAGTGTTTCACTTATTAATAATCTATTGTTATGATTGCCCCAATGAAGTAAATGAAAAAAAGTCCCCCATATTAAGGGGAATTTTTAATATGTCTGAGTTCGTGAAATTCGGTAAAAAAGAACCCCATTGAAAGCCGATCTACTTCCAATGGGGTACTTTTTCATTTTAAAAAATGAATTAAAACATCCCGTTCTGGTGCGCCTGCTTTTCAGGAACTTGCTGAATAGCATCCCAATGCTCGCAGATCTTGCCTTTTTCATCAAAGCGGAAAAAGTCCATGGTTACATATTGGTCATTACCGGGCCAAACCTGATGGGTATGCAAGGCGACGAGATCACCTTCCGCTACACTTCTTACAAATCGGATTGACTTTTCAGGGTATTCTCTCTGCATCTTTTCAAAATAATCAATAAAGCCCTGAGTTCCATCTGGTACATCCGGATTATGCTGGATATATTCTTTGCCAACATAAAGCTCAATAGCTTTTTGAGGGTTACCTTCGTAAGCCATTCGGTAAAAGGCAATCGCATTTTCTTTATTTTTTTCCAGATTCATATTGAAGATTCTTTTAGTTGATAATCAGCTGATTTTAAAGGGTGACGATTATTTTGCCTACTGTTCTTCCGGCTTCCACCTCCTTATGGGCTTCCTGCATCTCGTCAAAAGGAAATGTTTTAAAGATGGTAGGTTCTAAGGTACCGTCCGCTAGAAATTGACTTAAGGTAACCATCCCCGCTCTATCAGAATGTACCAACAGTGGAATGGTATGAATCTTTTTCTCCGTTTTTGCTTCCATCTCTTCCAACACTTTTTTTGATGTAGGTAGAGAAATAATGGTTCCACCTTCTTTTAGCACCTTGATAGAATCTTCTAATACTTTGCCGCCTATGCCATCCAAGACAAAATCGATATCTGACAAAATATCCACAAAGTTTTGTTTCTGATAATCAATATGTTCATCAGCCCCCAATGACATCACAAATTCCCTGTTATTGCCTGATGCGGTTGTAATCACGTAGGCGCCATAGTATTTGGCAATCTGAATGGCAAAATGTCCTACTCCCCCTGATCCCGCTTGAATCAGGACACGATCGCCTTTCTTTACCCTGTTTTCCAATACTTGAAGAGCTGTCAGAGCTGCAAGGGTAGTGGCTGCGGCCTCCTCAAAAGAGACATTGTCAGGTATTTTTGCCATTTGATTTTCAGGAGCTGCCACATATTCGGCATAGGCATTTCCCTGACCGGGGAAGTTCACCATACCGAAGACTTTGTCGCCTTTCTTAAAGTGAGTGACACCTGAACCTACTTCCTCGACTGTACCAGCAATATCCCACCCGAGGATAATGTTTTCAGCACCTGCATACATGGACTTGATACCTTCCTCTGCTGCCCTGATTTTTACGTCAGCTGGATTGATGCTAATAGCTTTTACAGCTACCAAAATTTCACCCTCTTTTAGGGGTGGTTTGTCTATTTCTTTGATTTTCAGGTTTTCTGCTGGTCCTGCTTTTTCCAATACGAATGCTTTCATCATTATTTTGGGTTTAAGAGTTACTGTAAGAATCGAATACTGTATAGAGTTGGTTGATTGTAATTTGTAGTGTGCTTACAAATGGGAAGTGTCGGGGAAAGCACATCAGTGATAAAACACTTATTTTTAAGGTGTCATTCAATGGACGTGCCCATTATAATGGATTTGTCGAAAATAAGAGAATCGAAAGGTAATCCTGAATGAGAAATCTTCCATAGATTGACCTTCCGATCTCTGCTTTGAGATTGATATATCGTTATTTACAGTTACGAAAGCACTGTAAAGATTTCTTCTTCAGGAAGTCTGGACTTTGGCAAAATGGCATTGAAATCAGAATCCTTACGGTAGCCAATTGAAACAACTGCTAGTGCTGTAAATCCTTTTTCTCTCAATCCGAATTCCTCGTCCAATACCTTCAGGTCAACCCCTTCCATAGGTAGGGCATCGATACCCATTGCCGCTACGCCTAACAGGAAATTACCCATATTGAGGTATACCTGCTTTTCTATCCAATGCTGAAAATCCTTGTAATCGTAGTGGTGCATGTCTGCAAATATCTTTCTGCCTCCATACATCATCTCCTTGAATTTTGGATCTGCAAAACGACCATCCTTATCTTCTTTGTCTAGTAATCGGTGCATATATTCTTCATCAGCACTTGTTCTCGCACAGAAAACAACACTATATGAAGCATCCATTATTTTTGGTTCATTGAACTGGTAAAAACCATGTGCTGACTTGGCGATACGTGCCTTACCTTCTTGCGTATCAGCAATCACGAAATGCCAAGGTTGAATATTGGTGCTGGAAGGGCTCAGACGTAATAATGCTTTTACTACTTCAAAATCCTTTTCTGAAATTTTCTTATTCGGATCAAATTCTTTTGTTGAATAACGCCAGTTCAATGTTTCTAAAATATTCATGTTCTGATCGATTATTGATTTAGTCTGATTGAAATATCAAATGTGAATCACGAATAGTCTTGTATGATGGATCCTAAAACCTTATACACACAACCCTATTCGTGATAGTTTAACTGATTGAAAATTAAAATTTTCCGTTTTCGTGTGCCATTTCAGCTGGAATTTCTGAAATCACATCCCAATGCTCGACAATCTTGCCATTTTCAATACGGAAGAGGTCAAAAAATGCATGAGGCTTTCCATGCCAATCTCCTTCACTCATGGAAAAA
The Limibacter armeniacum DNA segment above includes these coding regions:
- a CDS encoding glycoside hydrolase family 2 protein, producing MKKIFSLIFTVLLAYHLQAQLPAGYPKTNRVKENINLDWKFSKMLKGEKPSEENFDDRAWEKVNLPHNPDPLALDLDSVTEHWRQETFLRDQNWYRKKMRIDLTENEKAFIEFEGVHNATELYVNGNFVGRFAVNGYVSHHFDITDFVKSGEVNTIVVNADNSYDPMIAPDPDETDYVKWAGIYRDVYLVKTNRLHVNFNWEDAFAGVHITTPTVKKRNGTVSVRTTVVNEYSEASDCRIETMIVDADGAVVKKMTARSNVGQGQHKVFRQTTDIVDNYHLWSPDHPYLYRAVSVVYLNDKPVDFIENTFGFRSIELVDGQGLLLNGEPFFMIGINRHQNYPHIGDAVPNSMHFEAALAYKKAGVNAIRLSHYPQDNAFIEACDKLGIVLYEEPSTWILWDQGEWMDKLEQSMRMMVRNHRNHPSIIIWGAGINHRGPVPQLNSAAKEEDPFRLTASASSPWCGVKNAGGADIYATMDYRRTDWPEGDFCLVMEHGESNDGLAQQFHISRYKKRKNNIGALLWVGADYNRLRPNPKEHDMYTEYGMQTIYRVPRPAYYWYQSENSKVPFVHIADESVYKNEKIHVYSNAPKVALYANDKLVAIQSADNDPLRIMNKFPSFTFRYQWTNEKLTAKALYEYENIPLATHTRTKAGEPYALKLAVDNPSLQLTAGGSDLKMIRAYVVDKNGEVVINADNKVHFETKGAGTVVYEKEAFVENMQVYHGVATVYLSGTAKAGEVEIKATSGKLKSATIELTTVPFIADELAKNAQPIYDNPIYKIDIQTEGQLSQFGWEVANGGDSDAFTFQLGESTFSVTADEGLKWRKGTYTILGDLAFMGCDGVYTDAGDLKLTITGLSKGKYELKTYHHSFENRNKLFPYNMAVTRRDARDVFSYISDDEPVGIFNAKDIGERKPISVTNIIESNGTDPVEIYFRTDKESAATWLNGLEFKRVHNSIVEKRGI
- a CDS encoding glycoside hydrolase family 30 protein codes for the protein MNNIQYILNPILGICLLFLSNGIFAQSNLDVKTWFVQFERGEASPLQEVNNKDVKGNAGWKNRIYIQPEVVFQEIEGIGGAFNEIGGEALHSLPQDVQQQILQNLFSEEGAGFTFCRTAIGASDFGLDAYSYSMVPDDYNMKHFSIERDQKYVLPYIKGALAVNPNMTLFASPWSPPGWMKESGEMEGLKVDGNELKNNPKVYKAYADYFVKYVRAYHENGVDIDRICIQNENDADTKYPSCIFPAKEMVSFANDYLIPAFKKNKIKAKVYAGTFRVVNQMDLMDFVAIKELGEIDGVGIQYTDARFISDAQTFKPDLKIFHTEGHCYNGENSVEQAAHRLEEVANYINSGSTTFTYWNMILNETTKSGWGWTQNSLININRETGEVYYNPDYNAMYIISKFIKPGDKRIASVCRGKYPMISVKSPDGTIKVLIVNGNTANDTFELVVNDKVLKVNIPANRLTAVTILQKDI
- a CDS encoding glycoside hydrolase family 3 N-terminal domain-containing protein encodes the protein MHANIKNRLLSTLLCLSLFSCKPSAHQFGNSPNQVQNAGITAQREKTIQQKVSAIMDTLSLEQKVLQLMGEADQPKLARGEAISGYNIEGATTLPQQIGISCSWNPELLRINTGYTSRLMRSLGTTLALSPMLDVSRNAHWGRMEESFGESEYLTSRMGLAFVKGMQTDDLSKGVATTTKHFAGYGGKNDNLRVFYEEILMPHEVAIRLGNSQSLMPGYHSYQGVPAHASAFLLQDVLRNQWGYDGVVVSDYFAIKQIHNSYHYAKDTLEAVAMALKNGIHLELPNGDYYKQLPGALEKGMISMEDIDNAVRHILTLKGRLGLLDMPPVPQKNVELDPVDYRERAYISAAQSLVLLKNKGILPLSDDIKKIALVGPNADAVESLLGDYTHQTLSLYWGKQPLDGLNPKLITLLEGLQSKVNDQVEILYERGCDWTDSYNSSIASLNKNVGDEREKNVVEITSKDFGIPDPEKALQYAQESDVIIAAMGENRYLCGEGRNRSNIRLAGQQEAFVKELIAIGKPVVLIVFGGRPHVLTDIEKGCQAIVQAWYPGEEGGNAVADMLLGNINPSGKMTVTVPRSNKQCPIWYSKGYNPDDMPLYPFGHGLSYTTFTYSNLKVSNEASTTDQWIPLSFELENTGDRKGAEIAQLYVSAKGLSMPRPPIVLEGFSRVELEKGQRKTVTFYVSPQQLAFYDKDMKLVIEPGTYKFSIGASSTNMKLTASITVKGEKLTLDQQDIFFSETMIK
- a CDS encoding family 16 glycosylhydrolase, with product MNVQQFLAGIFLFAAGNTVVLAQDLTIPPKHYVDTVNIEMRVVRQNDRYPLSDQGNNGKWKLLKKHSDEFDGKSVNESRWYPNNPKWKGRQPTFFHPSNVRLENGELIFSVNKHQNDSLPEGFTHTSGFIKSKKKFLYGYFEAEMKLMDAPWVSGFWMTNVSKDWWTEIDICENAPGVSYNRNDLNSNIHVFRTPKDKGDIQKHFSRTKKYYIPSELQQDYHVWGLEWTPEYIRFYIDGILFREAKNTHWHQPLEVNFNNESNKWFGALPDDQRLDGQFNVKYFRAWEAN
- a CDS encoding nuclear transport factor 2 family protein produces the protein MNLEKNKENAIAFYRMAYEGNPQKAIELYVGKEYIQHNPDVPDGTQGFIDYFEKMQREYPEKSIRFVRSVAEGDLVALHTHQVWPGNDQYVTMDFFRFDEKGKICEHWDAIQQVPEKQAHQNGMF
- a CDS encoding NADP-dependent oxidoreductase is translated as MMKAFVLEKAGPAENLKIKEIDKPPLKEGEILVAVKAISINPADVKIRAAEEGIKSMYAGAENIILGWDIAGTVEEVGSGVTHFKKGDKVFGMVNFPGQGNAYAEYVAAPENQMAKIPDNVSFEEAAATTLAALTALQVLENRVKKGDRVLIQAGSGGVGHFAIQIAKYYGAYVITTASGNNREFVMSLGADEHIDYQKQNFVDILSDIDFVLDGIGGKVLEDSIKVLKEGGTIISLPTSKKVLEEMEAKTEKKIHTIPLLVHSDRAGMVTLSQFLADGTLEPTIFKTFPFDEMQEAHKEVEAGRTVGKIIVTL
- the nfsB gene encoding oxygen-insensitive NAD(P)H nitroreductase; translation: MNILETLNWRYSTKEFDPNKKISEKDFEVVKALLRLSPSSTNIQPWHFVIADTQEGKARIAKSAHGFYQFNEPKIMDASYSVVFCARTSADEEYMHRLLDKEDKDGRFADPKFKEMMYGGRKIFADMHHYDYKDFQHWIEKQVYLNMGNFLLGVAAMGIDALPMEGVDLKVLDEEFGLREKGFTALAVVSIGYRKDSDFNAILPKSRLPEEEIFTVLS